The Elgaria multicarinata webbii isolate HBS135686 ecotype San Diego chromosome 13, rElgMul1.1.pri, whole genome shotgun sequence region CAGCGTGCGTTGGTGTTGTTCTATGAGTCAGAcctccacccccctcccaccTCTGCTTTGCACTCCTAATGTTAAAGTTAATGTTCATGCCTGACTTCCCCATGGTTTCAAAAAGACTGCTTTTGTGTGCGGCTGTGCAGATCATTTCCCCGCTCTGACTACTACAAGTCCTTGCCTCCACCTGCTGTTAGCtgccctgcccccgatttccccagtTCCAAAGGGCACCAGCCACCATTGCAGAAACTGGGGACAGGGGCTTTCCTGTGGTGGCCCTGCATCTTTGGAACTCCTTCCCCAAGAAAATACACATGGCTTTGTCACTGCCGGTTTTTAAGAGAACCCTGAAGACGTTCTTATGCCTGGTCATGTTTAATTAGGGCGCTGTGTTTGAAGCACTTTAGCTGTTGGTGGTTTTACATTACGTTGAAACGGTTATTTTCCCTATTGCTTTATAAGTTTACACCCACTGCCTTGTGAAGACAGCGTGCCTGTCTTTGAGcgatggaatgaatgaatgaaaaaagaaagaatactaCACGGCCTGGGTGGTATCCGGACAGCCTCTCACTCTGCAACAAGTAGGAAATGATGGATTGGTTGGCAACAAGGAGGGCCAGGCTCTATCTTTGATCTGCTAATTCTCGATCGTGCAAAGTAGATTCATTCTGGGAATCCATGTTCTGCCCGCCTTTGGGAAGGAACTGTTTCGGGGATTGTTTTCCATCCAAGTTGCCTTGCTGCTGACACAGCTTGTGGCTTGGCACAAACCACCTTTTTCCAAGACCTCAGAGAGCCAAGGCTTTcgaaagggaagggaaaaggtGCAGCCAAAACAGCTCGGGACAGGCTGTTCTCTTGCTGCTGCGGCGGCTTCCTCTGCCCCCACACACCCCggcaagggagggatgggggaagagggaggagaccTTACAGCTCCGTGGGGAAATGAACCAAGAGACTTTTCCAAAGAGCTGCAGAACTTTTTGATTTGAAAAAAAAGAAGCACCCGCCTGCTGTGATGCAACGGTGCCTTTCCGGCCGCAGGTCCGGCAGGGAACGGAACGTCCCCTTCTTCCCTCCACGCCTGGAAAAATATGAAGCAAAAAACGCCCATGTGGCATTCTAGGACGAACCAGGTGGGACCGTGCGGGGAAGCGAACATAAGttgcccttgtcctcctttttagcgCACGAgcaaaaagtagggctgtgctctgcttcgcttcggagcatagaagcaatagtgaggcggcctgatttgcctccgacaaaggcggagacgaagcgggtcgggggggctgcggatcgaggcaaagaggatcaagaccaagcagatccttcgcctcgatctggagctccgaaaaaaggaaagtgggggcttacctggcgctgccgcagtctgtgtggtgacggcggcagagccaggtaaggggacagaggggagggggggcttacctgcctctgtcgcagtccggcagcggcttcaactgagtctCAAACTGAGGCTTTAAGCCTCggtctcaggtgaagccgctgccggaacgcgccagacgcaggtaaggggggggattagggaggggggccttacctaccgctgccgccacagtccgtgcagcgatggagccagataagggggcaggggtctTACTTGAGTCCGTCGCATTCCGgccgcagcctggtcttctggtttgagtcctcgggctcagttgaagcagtcgCCGGattgcgatggacacaggtaagggggggaggggggccttacctgatgccggcgccaccgctgcggagctccgattcggagccggagctctgcagcggaccataggcagatcgacgcggggcggagtgggccctaTCCGGAATTTGTGGATCGGGTGCAGAGCGGATCAGGGGTTCCGTGCACAAAGAGGCATCTGTGCAGGCGCTGGCTAAGACCTGCCATCCCCAGCTGCTCCCGATGGCAGGAAACGTGTCCGATCCCTTCCATTGATCTAGCTATGCCTTTGCCTCCTCTCCTCGTTGACTGGCGTAATCTTGCTCACCTTTCTCTCTCGCTTTTGAGCAAACCTTGGCTCCCAAAGAAACTGTGCATTCATATCCAACCTTAAAAGGGTACCAGAGAAAGAGGGGTAGACTGGTGCCTGTACGGCCATTTTCTGGCATCTGACGTCTTTACCAGGTTTCTGGCTCTTCCctccggggcggggcgggggggggggcggctgccAGCAGAGTCCTGTTTTGCACCAGGGTTCAAGGCACAGCCCTTCTGTTGTCTCTCGACCCCCGACGCGCCCTTTCCCCTGgccttgcctgcctgcccttTTCACAAGCTGCCCTTCCGTATCTGGACAACATCTTCGTTCTGAACTTATGAAAATCTGCTGACGACGCACCAGCTCGATGACACTTTTCCGAATCCATGCCGTTTCCCCTCCCCATGCTTCAGGTGTGCCAGGGCTACGGAAGCGCCAGCCTGTGGCCTAAACTGGTGCAcggagcctccttgggttcctccaaGCCCCTGCAGTGATCTCCAATCCGTGGTACTGGTGGGGATTCCCCTGTGTTCTGCTCCCCCTGTGCACAGGGGAATCCCCGCTGCTACCTCAAACTGAGATAACAACACAGATGACGGGGACTTGAGCAGTGCTGGCCGAGTGGCTTCGTGTGGGGCGCCCCAATGGGAGGCGAGGTGTGACTCAAAGCTAGGGACTCTGACGGTGGCAGGAGGGGTGGCCGCTTTTCCTGGCTCACTTGAGTCCCTTGGCACAttgcctccaaggggaaggcgcATGCCGTGCAACATGAAAGACAGGCGGCTTTGTGCAGTGCACGGTTCCCCCGAGGGCACAGCACGTGCCACGTGAAGCCAGGGACTCAGACGGTGCAGGGAGGGGCAGCTGCTGGCCGACTCCTCACCACCCTGCTGAGAGAAGCACGGAGAAAGGCAAAAGGGCAGGGGGCAAGGATGCCAGAGGAAGCCTGCAGACTAGGCCTGGTTTCGATGTTAGCTTTGGTGAAGAGCCACCGCTCGGGGGTAGAGCGCATGCCTTGCGAGCGCCTGCTTCCTCCAGTGAAATGGGCTCTGGGAGTTCAGTGTTTGGAAAACACGGCCGGCGAGAGTCGACAATGTCGGGCCGGCGGCTTGACTCTGGCGAAGGGAGCTCCATGCACAACACCGGCCGTGCTTAGACGCTGGCACCGGCCGTTAAGGGCAAGGGGCATTTCCGGCATGTCAAAGTGATGCCAGATCTGTGCTTTGGGGCCGGTCGGTCTTGCGCCAGTTCACAGACATTCACTTGTGTTCCTCTGTGCAAAGCTCATCAAATATTCAATTAAAAAAGATAGCGACTTGTTTCAAAGGGATATCGGCTGTAAGAGCAAAATGGGACCGCTCCCACTAGAAGCCGTAGGGGTCTGAGTGCGAGATGCAGCCCCTGAGATGCCtttgctgcttgtgggcttcactGGGGCGAGTGTCTGGCCCACCTccgctggaaacagaatgctggaagaaACTCATCTTGGCCTGAACCTTTTCATATTTTGAAGCTGGGGTTAAGAGCCTGTCTGGGTCCCCATGGGACCCTCTGGAATCCCCCAGACAGCCATGACCTCTTCCCCTTCATTTCGTGGTTTCTTGGGTTTTCTGCAGTCCCTCTTCCCTCCCGCCCatcattctaaaaggatgaaatgccttcTCTAAGGCTTATTGATTGGCAGGGAAAGCttgaagctgaaatatgctgagagcttctccaaaacgaaatttgaccctcaggctgaaagagggtcAATATCCTTGCGATAAAGCAAGAGACCGGTGGATGGTGGGAGGCGTTTTTTATTATCTGGAGGAAGCCCACACAAAAGAACTTACAAGGGAACCCTACACCAAGCTCCCGGAAAGGGAAGTTCCTTTTGGCCTTAATAATAATAGacataaaaatgcacacacgAGAAATAAACAGAACCAGCAACAGTGATGGAAGTCTTGCACAATGGGGTTATAGAACAACCGGGAGGGTATCAATTCTTCTCGGCAGTGACACACTTCTTCCTGTTTGCCAGCGTTGCCGTTCTGTTTGCCCTCGTACAAAAACAGGTAGCGAAACCGACGGGAAATAGAGAAGGACGCCCACGCCCACAAACAGAAAGAGCAAACTTGCAAGGCGAAACAGCGCTGCGATGAAAACTGAACTGACGGCATTCCCACTCACATGCATGTTCcacgtgtgtgcgtgtgagagagaatgttaacacttggtggggtttttttgcttctcttCAAAGTAGCTCCTTGAGCTTGTTTCAGCAGGCAGGGCACGTTCTTAGTTCTCTCAAGCTGTAACGGTCCAGGGACAGCTGGTTTCTGGGCTCCTTTCCCTGCTAACCGGTGGGGAAGAAAACTTACCAACAGCAAAAATGGCTTCAACTGGCAGCGGAATTGTCCAACTTGAACAAAGAGCCCGGGGGCAGATCCTGTTGCGTTGCAACGATTCGACTGAACACGCCACAAGGGTTAGCAAGGGCGCTGCCCCGGGAAATGTCTGTTACAGAGGTttggtaataataaaaaaaatcatatagcattacacaaaaatgcacaccagACCCACCTTATGGAAATGAAGTCAAGGGGAAAGATTTAAAGGAGAAGTAGCTCAAAAATGAGCCCTCCCCCttcactacccccccccccaattcccttcTGGGAGAGAGACATACTGCTGTTGTGCAAAGTTAATGTTGGGCCCATTTAGTTTCGGTAGGACAAGAACACAAGAAGTCAGTGGAAAGGTGAACTCTTTAACAGGCCCAGAACTGTTGGGGTTATGCTGGCAGGAACCGGCTGTGGCTGAGTCCTCATATTATGGGATGGCCCTCAAGGAGCTGTCCCctgaaggaaaaaaatatatatgggaaaAATTGGCCAGCCAGTTTTGAGAGAGACCCACAAACGGCAAGGCCCTCTTCAGCTCACAGATCCACCATGGACCTGGATGGCTGCAAACGTTGCTGAGGACTTTGGAACAGCACACAGGACTAGCACCACGTCTTTAAAACAAGATGCAGGGAACTTCTCAGTGAGAAGTTTGTAAAGGGAGTCGCAAAGAAGGCTCAGAGTAGAGCAGGCAGCATCACGAATGGAAGGCGGTCCTCTTCGCTCACGGTCTGGGTTGTGAGGACTGCCCCCTTCTGGCCAAGTTGGTCCAAGCTTGCACGTCTCCTGGATCTTCAGTCAGGAGTCGCTTGGACGGAAGAGAGACTACAGCACCCCTTGGGAGGGCACCTTGCCAGTGATCTTGTTGGAGCACTCCAAGAGGGCATTGTGGATATCCTTGGCGCAAGAGATTTGGGACTTGATCATGCTGAGGTACTGGGTGTAGGGCAGGCTCTCCGTCTGGACCGCGTCTGGCTTGGTGGCTGTCGGCACAAGCGTTGGGGAGTGCTTGGCACTGTCAAAACTCTGGGAGAGGCACTCGTAGGCCAGGCGctagggaaggggagaaggagcgGAAGACGAGAGCGTGAGGGCGGCCATGCTGGATCGGGCCAGAGAACTATCCGGTCCCacgtcctgtttccaacagtaacCTACCAGAGACCCCCAGGGAAGATCCCAAGGGAGGCCTGAAGGCAACAGCCCTCCCTTGCGGCTTGTCGCTCACACTTCGCATTCACACGTAGCCTGCTTCTGTGCTTGGAGGTTCTACTCAGCTCTCATAGCTAACTTCCAGTGGCAGGCCTTACTTCCTCCAGAAATTTGAAAAATTGTTTGGGGCGAGTCCTCTTAAGCTCACAGCCGCCACCACAACTTGCAGCTGGGAATCTCACCAACTGATTATGGATTGTGttaagtgggtggggggagaattacACCAGGCCTGAAACCTCTGCTAATCGTCAGGAAGTAGACCACCCTCCCCCATCTTGGTGCCTTCCAaacctgttggactgcaactcacgtGGCCAGTGGCgagaaagatgggagttgcagtccaccatacctagagggcaccaggctattTATTTAAGTGTTACATGTATATTCCACCTTTCGTCCAAGgaacccaggttggggaacgtgagaagagccttgctggatgagGACCTCGTCCGGAACTCTGTCCACACAATGGCCGACCCCTGTGGAAAGCCCCCAAGGAGGACAGAAGCGGAACGGCGCCCacccgcccatgctccccagcaagaAGGCTGGCCTAGGGCCACTCACCAGGCACAGCTCCAGCTGGTCACACAAGGCGTAGAATTCCTCGAGGCTCTTGTCAACCCTCTGCACTGGGCTGTCATTGATTTTCCTGAAACGAAACGGAAACCCGTTTTTAATTTgttggaagggaagggggagaagttAATAACGGTGTGGAAGGGGGGAAACATGGGCTGGTGGGGGCAAAAACTCACTGTCCGCTGTCGATGTTTGTGTTCTGAACGAAGTTCTGAGCCGCCACTTTCATCAGGTTCTGGGGAcggaaggagaaaaaaagggagaaaaagtgtCTCGGCTTACATGACGGAAActgtagcagtggaggctggtggctccgaagtcagtggggtgataaatctgctccaggtttgaatccacaccttggaaagctcctttagagtcctcgctggttctgactgaaacccagagcggttccactgccccactgacagccGAGCCACCCAGCTTCCACTGAACTGTAGGACAAccgtttcccaacctggtaccttccagatgtgttggtctacatcTCCCAGTGTGCCcatatgctggctgtggatgataggagttgtagtccaacacatctggagggcttcaggtgGGGAAAAGCAAACTACTTGGAAGGGACTGTCTCCTAATCCCAAAAGCATGACTTGGGAGTGGGAAACCTACTGCAGTTTAGGAAAGAGGTTTATGTCTCCTGCTGGCTTCGGGAGCCAACTGGGATTACTCCATCACGAGCGAGGTGCTTGGAGGCATGGctgcagaaaaaaaatatttcaaacgcGAGCATAAAATTCTAAGCGCTAAAAGAGGGATGACAGAGAAAATCCCACTACTACTGTGCTCGTTGCAGGGGTTGAGGTGTGACATTCAAAACAGAGCCCGGGATCAAGGCCTTGCTCAGACTgagcccagctgctgctgctgccattcccATTGCACAGAGTGTGAAGACCAAGGCCCAGAACAGGCCTGTGAGCCACCCCAAGCCCGCAGGCAGACACAAACAGCCGGCGGATTGTACGCAGTGATTTCAAGGGCGCCGCCTCGTTTCTAGGACCCTGTAAAGTCAGGAAACACAAGGGCAGATCTAATGTTATCAAAACAAAAAACGTTTCTGGAAAACTTGGCTGTCACAGCCAACAGGTTCTGGGTACTGCAAAGGCAAGCGGGAGGGCAAACGTCCGTTGTACCGTCTCAGCTCAACGGCTCAGAAGAGACTGACTCTGGGAGAAAGCCTGCCCTGCTgagtcatttcccagaagccttGGACAAGGGCCTGCGGGTGAAGCATCCATTCCACGCCCCCGGCACGGCCAGCCAGCTTGCTCCTGTGGCTCTGCCCGCCCCCATCATAAAAAGTTACATCTCAGCATTGGGTATATTTGGCTAAAGAGAGACGCTTCATTCCTTCAGGAGGAGTCAACAGCTTGGGGTTGTTTTTTCTTCTTGACATTTTTTTATCTATATACTagtgttaaaaataaaacagcttttttgtttttgttttaaagccagATGTTTGTGAATtagaaaggaggggaaagaatgGCTCTGTGTGTTGTGAAACAGAGAACAGGAAAGGAAGGGCAGGCAAGCCAGGGATATGGGGTGACCGTCCCAGTTTCAAGAGGAGTGAAGTCAAAGGGTTAGAGCTGCCGTTTCTCTAGGGTGGGACACAACCTACTCCGAAGCGGAGGCCAAAAGGATGGACAAGCGTAGGGGGAACTGGCATTGGGCCTGGGAAGGCTGGGCGTTAAGGTCCTTCTCTGTGGCAAACCTGAGAGAATACTTCCATTAAAGTACCTAGGCAGAAAAGTCAATGCccatcgtttatttatttattacatttttatactgcccaataggcaaagcgccctgggcagttcacaaaaattaaaaccatcttgCCTTCTTCTAGGAAGTGATATTTCTAAAGGTCTAAGTAAGTTTATCAAGGATAAGAAAGCACTCCATTTCTCTCTTTCCGTGTTTGGCTTTGTCCCCCACCCTTCAGGAGAAGAAAATTCTAGCAAGAAAGCCCATGGGGCGCTTAGCTCTTGCAAAGAGATGGATAAAAACCTTTAGAAAAACTTAATggggggaaaacaaagcaaagaCCAAGCTCTATCGCATGGAACCCTTCCTATGGAGCTGAGATTGACCCCTTCTGCCAGGGAAAGACTGGGgagggggtatttatttatttatttaagcatttttatgccgccattcagccaaaaaaggctctcac contains the following coding sequences:
- the MED29 gene encoding mediator of RNA polymerase II transcription subunit 29 — encoded protein: MAASQQQQQQQQQQQQQQQQQQQQLSLLQAQVGAPAASVGGQQAPAQGAAPLAAGQAPSGIQVAAQAQDFDPVQRFRLLLPQLKESLQNLMKVAAQNFVQNTNIDSGQKINDSPVQRVDKSLEEFYALCDQLELCLRLAYECLSQSFDSAKHSPTLVPTATKPDAVQTESLPYTQYLSMIKSQISCAKDIHNALLECSNKITGKVPSQGVL